The following proteins are co-located in the Carassius gibelio isolate Cgi1373 ecotype wild population from Czech Republic chromosome A21, carGib1.2-hapl.c, whole genome shotgun sequence genome:
- the LOC127941554 gene encoding forkhead-associated domain-containing protein 1-like has translation MNGCCHGVKNRNCYLLITGIFSGSVLDCFALMDYTPAELERSFSLTASPGHFAPCDYMARRRKGRRDETEMSFLMNNDALTDEAGCSRGSNDQLRFMVLGGDDALMDKACATILGEKENRDAFKFGILKPKTAHVFGREVSVFKTPSHWLEHLKSNHILNNGFKTLKNELQYFELLLFPGPHAFLLVHRDVKNSGREYYLLKALSDVFGEEVLDYCMVIFIDEARNNDPKKNTCLKMCGGRHHILQNTDESVNKLFKKQEAMTQWKSSNFFTNNSDFFRKTEKYFEAEYKKKENKLRIELAENKQIVENQKKEIDDMKELDAKKDARITDEENKLAESKDREKKLQSELDALKSSENQKEEKLKQEMIILEDTEKQLRSELDALKGSENQKEEKLQKLKQELTIYTQKNNELSSELAALKSSENQKEEILQKLKQELTIYTQKNNELSSELAALKSSENQKEEILQKLKQELTIYTHKNNELSSELDALKSIESQMKEMLKQEMISHKDQEKQLHSDLAALKSSENQKEEILQKLKQELTIYTQKNNELSSELDALKSIESQMKEKLKQEMIIYKDRERHLKDDKIKLERDKEKLQREVEQLKQNKKQ, from the exons atgaatggttgttgtcatggtgtaaagaacagaaactgctatttgttaataactggaatcttttctgggagcgtcctagactgtttcgcgctgatggattacaccccagcagaattggagcggagcttctctctgacagcatctccaggacacttcgctccatgtgacta TATGGCCAGGAGACGAAAAG GTCGAAGAGACGAGACTGAAATGA GTTTTCTTATGAACAATGATG CATTGACAGATGAAGCTGGCTGCTCCAGAGGATCCAATGATCAGCTGAGGTTTATGGTGCTTGGAGGTGATGATGCTCTTATGGATAAAGCATGTGCCACAATCCTGGGAGAAAAAGAGAACAGGGATGCATTTAAATTTGGAATATTGAAGCCTAAAACAGCTCATGTTTTTGGACGAGAGGTTTCAGTATTTAAAACTCCATCACATTGGCTGGAACACTTGAAATCAAACCACATTCTCAACAATGGATTCAAAACTCTGAAAAATGAACTGCAGTACTTTGAATTGCTGTTGTTTCCAGGACCTCACGCCTTTCTGTTAGTACATAGAGATGTGAAAAACTCTGGTAGAGAGTATTATCTTTTAAAAGCTCTCAGTGATGTGTTTGGCGAGGAGGTCTTGGACTACTGCATGGTAATATTCATAGATGAGGCTAGGAACAATGATCCAAAAAAGAACACCTGTCTGAAGATGTGTGGAGGCAGACACCATATCTTACAGAACACTGACGAAAGTgttaataagttatttaaaaaacaagaGGCAATGACACAGTGGAAAAGCAGcaattttttcacaaataattcggattttttcagaaaaactGAAAAGTATTTTGAAGCAGAGTATAAGAAAAAGGAGAACAAACTGAGGATAGAATtggcagaaaataaacaaatagttgAAAATCAGAAGAAGGAAATTGATGATATGAAAGAACTAGATGCAAAGAAAGATGCAAGAATCACAGATGAGGAAAATAAACTGGCTGAGTcaaaagacagagaaaaaaagCTACAGAGTGAGTTGGATGCCCTCAAAAGCAGTGAAAACCAGAAGGAGGAGAAGCTAAAACAAGAGATGATCATTCTCGAAGACACCGAAAAACAGCTACGCAGCGAGTTGGATGCTCTCAAAGGCAGTGAAAACCAGAAGGAGGAGAAATTACAGAAGCTTAAACAAGAGCTGAccatttacacacaaaaaaacaatgagttGAGCAGTGAGTTGGCTGCTCTCAAAAGTAGTGAAAACCAGAAGGAGGAGATCTTACAAAAGCTAAAACAAGAGCTGAccatttacacacaaaaaaacaatgagttGAGCAGTGAGTTGGCTGCTCTCAAAAGCAGTGAAAACCAGAAGGAGGAGATCTTACAAAAGCTAAAACAAGAGCTGaccatttacacacacaaaaacaatgagTTGAGCAGTGAGTTGGATGCTCTCAAAAGCATTGAATCCCAGATGAAGGAGATGCTAAAACAAGAGATGATCAGTCACAAAGACCaagaaaaacagctacacagtGATTTGGCTGCTCTCAAAAGCAGTGAAAACCAGAAGGAGGAGATCTTACAAAAGCTAAAACAAGAGCTGAccatttacacacaaaaaaacaatgagttGAGCAGTGAGTTGGATGCTCTCAAAAGCATTGAATCCCAGATGAAGGAGAAGCTAAAACAAGAGATGATCATttacaaagacagagagagacacttaaaagatgacaaaattaaacttgagagagacaaagagaaactTCAGAGAGAAGTGGAACAGCTCaagcaaaataaaaaacagtaa